The following proteins are co-located in the Escherichia fergusonii ATCC 35469 genome:
- the napC gene encoding cytochrome c-type protein NapC: MGNSDRKPGLIKRLWKWWRTPSRLALGTLLLIGFVGGIVFWGGFNTGMEKANTEEFCISCHEMRNTVYQEYMDSVHYNNRSGVRATCPDCHVPHEFVPKMIRKLKASKELYGKIFGVIDTPQKFEAHRLTMAQNEWRRMKDNNSQECRNCHNFEYMDATAQKSVAAKMHDQAVKAGQTCIDCHKGIAHKLPDMREVEPGF; this comes from the coding sequence ATGGGAAATTCTGACCGTAAGCCTGGTCTGATTAAGCGCCTGTGGAAATGGTGGCGTACCCCCAGCCGTCTGGCGCTGGGTACGCTGCTGTTGATCGGTTTTGTTGGCGGTATCGTCTTCTGGGGCGGCTTTAACACCGGGATGGAAAAAGCTAACACTGAAGAGTTTTGCATTAGCTGCCACGAAATGCGTAACACGGTGTATCAGGAATACATGGATTCCGTGCATTACAACAATCGTAGCGGCGTCCGTGCGACCTGCCCTGATTGCCATGTCCCGCACGAGTTTGTGCCGAAGATGATCCGTAAACTCAAAGCCAGTAAAGAGCTGTACGGCAAGATTTTCGGTGTCATTGATACACCGCAGAAGTTTGAAGCACATCGTCTGACGATGGCGCAAAACGAGTGGCGGCGCATGAAAGATAACAACTCGCAGGAGTGCCGTAACTGTCACAACTTCGAGTATATGGATGCAACTGCCCAGAAATCTGTCGCTGCAAAAATGCACGACCAGGCAGTAAAAGCTGGGCAAACCTGTATCGACTGCCATAAAGGGATTGCACATAAGCTGCCTGATATGCGCGAAGTTGAGCCAGGTTTCTGA
- the ccmH gene encoding cytochrome c-type biogenesis thiol:disulfide oxidoreductase CcmH yields MRFLLGVLMLMISGSALATIDVLQFKDEAQEQQFRQLTEELRCPKCQNNSIADSNSMIATDLRQKVYELMQEGKSKKEIVDYMVARYGNFVTYDPPLTPLTVLLWVLPVVAIGIGGWVIYARSRRRVRVVQEAFPEQSVPEGKRAGYVVYLPGIVVALIVAGVSYYQTGNYQQVKIWQQATAQAPALLDRALDPKADPLNEEEMSRLALGMRTQLQKNPGDIEGWIMLGRVGMALGNASIATDAYATAYRLDPKNSDAALGYAEALTRSSDPNDNRLGGELLRQLVRTDHSNIRVLSMYAFNAFEQQRFGEAVAAWEMMLKLLPANDTRRAVIERSIAQAMQHLSPQESK; encoded by the coding sequence ATGAGGTTTTTATTGGGCGTGCTGATGCTGATGATCTCCGGCTCAGCGCTGGCGACCATCGACGTGTTGCAGTTTAAAGATGAAGCACAGGAACAACAGTTCCGTCAGCTCACTGAAGAACTGCGCTGCCCGAAATGCCAGAACAACAGCATTGCCGATTCTAACTCGATGATTGCCACCGACCTGCGCCAGAAAGTGTACGAACTGATGCAGGAAGGTAAAAGTAAGAAAGAGATTGTCGATTATATGGTGGCGCGCTACGGCAACTTCGTCACTTACGATCCACCGTTAACGCCGCTGACCGTGCTGCTGTGGGTGCTACCGGTGGTGGCTATTGGCATTGGCGGTTGGGTCATTTACGCCCGCTCGCGGCGTCGGGTACGCGTGGTGCAGGAAGCGTTTCCTGAACAAAGCGTGCCGGAAGGTAAGCGTGCCGGATATGTTGTTTATCTGCCGGGTATTGTGGTGGCGTTAATTGTGGCTGGCGTCAGCTACTACCAGACCGGCAATTATCAGCAGGTGAAAATTTGGCAGCAGGCCACGGCACAGGCGCCGGCATTATTGGACAGGGCGCTGGATCCGAAAGCCGATCCGCTCAACGAAGAAGAGATGTCCCGCCTTGCGCTGGGGATGCGTACCCAACTGCAAAAAAATCCGGGAGATATAGAAGGCTGGATTATGTTGGGGCGCGTTGGTATGGCGCTGGGTAACGCCAGTATCGCCACCGATGCATACGCCACTGCGTATCGCCTCGATCCGAAGAACAGTGATGCCGCACTCGGATACGCTGAAGCGTTGACACGTTCATCTGATCCCAATGACAACCGCCTGGGTGGTGAACTGCTACGCCAGTTGGTGAGAACGGACCATAGCAATATCCGTGTGTTAAGCATGTATGCGTTTAATGCCTTTGAGCAGCAGCGATTTGGCGAAGCCGTTGCCGCGTGGGAGATGATGTTGAAACTCTTACCTGCCAACGATACTCGCCGTGCGGTGATTGAACGCAGTATCGCGCAGGCGATGCAACACTTATCACCACAGGAGAGTAAATAA
- the ccmD gene encoding heme exporter protein CcmD: MTPAFASWNEFFAMGGYAFFVWLAVVMTVIPLVVLVVHSVLQHRAILRGVAQQRAREARLRAAQQQEAA; the protein is encoded by the coding sequence ATGACCCCTGCATTTGCTTCCTGGAATGAATTTTTCGCAATGGGCGGTTACGCCTTTTTTGTCTGGCTGGCGGTGGTGATGACCGTTATTCCGCTGGTGGTTTTGGTCGTGCACTCCGTGTTGCAGCATCGCGCAATTCTGCGTGGCGTGGCGCAACAGCGGGCGCGTGAGGCGCGTTTACGTGCTGCGCAACAGCAGGAGGCTGCATGA
- the napG gene encoding ferredoxin-type protein NapG, with the protein MSRSAKPQNGRRRFLRDVVRTAGGLAAVGVALGLQQQTARASGVRLRPPGAINENAFASACVRCGQCVQACPYDTLKLATLASGLSAGTPYFVARDIPCEMCEDIPCAKVCPSGALDREIESIDDARMGLAVLVDQENCLNFQGLRCDVCYRECPKIDEAITLELERNTRTGKHARFLPTVHSDACTGCGKCEKVCVLEQPAIKVLPLSLAKGELGHHYRFGWLEGNNGKS; encoded by the coding sequence ATGTCCCGGTCAGCGAAACCTCAAAATGGTCGCCGCCGCTTTCTGCGCGATGTCGTTCGCACAGCTGGCGGGTTGGCTGCCGTGGGTGTGGCGCTGGGGTTACAACAGCAAACCGCACGCGCATCTGGTGTGCGGTTGCGCCCGCCCGGAGCCATAAACGAGAACGCCTTTGCCAGTGCCTGTGTGCGTTGCGGTCAGTGTGTTCAGGCTTGCCCTTACGACACCTTAAAACTGGCGACGCTGGCTTCTGGCCTGTCGGCGGGCACGCCATATTTTGTCGCACGGGATATTCCTTGCGAAATGTGTGAGGACATTCCGTGCGCCAAAGTGTGCCCGAGCGGTGCGCTGGATCGTGAGATCGAATCGATCGACGACGCGCGGATGGGGCTGGCGGTACTGGTGGACCAGGAAAACTGTCTCAACTTTCAGGGGCTGCGCTGCGATGTTTGTTATCGCGAATGCCCGAAAATTGATGAGGCCATCACCCTGGAACTGGAGCGTAACACGCGTACCGGTAAGCACGCCCGTTTTCTGCCGACGGTTCACAGCGACGCCTGTACCGGCTGCGGTAAGTGCGAAAAAGTGTGCGTGCTGGAACAACCCGCAATCAAGGTGTTACCGCTGTCACTGGCGAAAGGGGAGTTAGGTCACCATTACCGCTTCGGCTGGCTGGAGGGGAACAATGGCAAATCGTAA
- a CDS encoding YmgD family protein: MIMKKVALLAGLFIFAPMTFAQNYDIKNGLPSEAYMTCADANELAKTDSAYVSEVVAVMGNASVTSRNLKIEQSPELSNKVVEKLNQACAKDPQMLLITAIDDTMRQLSK; this comes from the coding sequence ATGATTATGAAAAAAGTAGCATTATTAGCGGGCTTATTTATTTTTGCGCCAATGACCTTTGCGCAGAATTATGACATTAAAAACGGACTGCCTTCAGAAGCGTATATGACCTGTGCAGATGCCAATGAACTGGCTAAAACTGATAGCGCTTACGTGTCTGAAGTTGTAGCCGTGATGGGTAATGCCAGCGTCACCAGCAGAAACCTGAAAATTGAACAATCCCCGGAACTGAGCAACAAAGTCGTAGAAAAACTGAATCAGGCTTGTGCAAAAGATCCGCAAATGCTGTTAATTACCGCCATTGACGATACCATGCGCCAATTGAGCAAATAA
- the ccmF gene encoding cytochrome c-type biogenesis heme lyase CcmF: MMPEIGNGLLCLALGIALLLSVYPLWGVARGDARMMASSRLFAWLLFMSVAGAFLVLVNAFVVNDFTVTYVASNSNTQLPVWYRVAATWGAHEGSLLLWVLLMSGWTFAVAIFSQRIPLDIVARVLAIMGMVCVGFLLFILFTSNPFSRTLPNFPIEGRDLNPLLQDPGLIFHPPLLYMGYVGFSVAFAFAIASLLSGRLDSTYARFTRPWTLAAWIFLTLGIVLGSAWAYYELGWGGWWFWDPVENASFMPWLVGTALMHSLAVTEQRASFKAWTLLLAISAFSLCLLGTFLVRSGVLVSVHAFASDPARGMFILAFMVLVIGGSLLLFAARGHKVRSRVNNALWSRESLLLANNVLLVAAMLVVLLGTLLPLVHKQLGLGSISIGEPFFNTMFTWLMVPFALLLGVGPLVRWGRDRPRKIRNLLIIAFISTLVLSLIVPWLFESKVVAMTVLGLAMACWIAVLAIAEAALRISRGTKTTFSYWGMVAAHLGLAVTIVGIAFSQNYSVERDVRMKSGDSVDIHEYRFTFRDVKEVTGPNWRGGVATIGVTRDGKPETVLYAEKRYYNTAGSMMTEAAIDGGITRDLYAALGEELENGAWAVRLYYKPFVRWIWAGGLMMALGGLLCLFDPRYRKRVNPQKTAPEAV; the protein is encoded by the coding sequence ATGATGCCAGAAATTGGTAACGGACTGCTGTGCCTGGCGCTAGGAATTGCGCTGTTGCTGTCCGTGTATCCGCTATGGGGCGTGGCGCGCGGGGATGCGCGCATGATGGCTTCTTCGCGCTTGTTTGCCTGGCTGCTATTTATGTCTGTGGCTGGCGCATTTCTGGTGCTGGTCAATGCTTTCGTGGTGAATGACTTTACTGTCACCTATGTTGCCAGCAACTCCAATACCCAGCTTCCGGTGTGGTATCGCGTGGCGGCAACCTGGGGTGCGCATGAAGGCTCGCTACTGCTGTGGGTGCTGCTGATGAGCGGCTGGACATTTGCGGTGGCGATTTTTAGTCAGCGTATTCCGCTGGATATTGTGGCCCGTGTACTGGCGATAATGGGGATGGTCTGTGTCGGCTTTTTGCTGTTCATTCTCTTTACCTCTAACCCGTTCTCACGCACGCTGCCGAATTTCCCGATTGAAGGTCGCGATCTTAACCCGCTGTTGCAGGATCCGGGGCTGATCTTCCACCCGCCCCTGCTCTATATGGGGTACGTCGGTTTCTCGGTGGCGTTTGCTTTCGCCATTGCTTCTTTGTTGAGTGGGCGTCTGGACAGCACCTATGCGCGTTTTACCCGCCCGTGGACGCTGGCAGCGTGGATCTTCCTGACGCTCGGCATTGTGCTCGGTTCCGCATGGGCCTATTACGAACTCGGCTGGGGCGGCTGGTGGTTCTGGGATCCGGTAGAAAACGCCTCGTTTATGCCGTGGCTGGTGGGGACTGCGCTGATGCACTCACTGGCGGTCACTGAACAACGCGCCAGCTTCAAAGCGTGGACATTACTGCTGGCAATCAGTGCCTTCTCGTTGTGTCTGTTGGGGACTTTCCTCGTGCGTTCCGGCGTGCTGGTATCGGTACACGCGTTTGCGTCTGATCCGGCGCGCGGTATGTTTATCCTCGCCTTTATGGTGCTGGTGATTGGCGGTTCGCTGCTGCTGTTTGCCGCGCGTGGACACAAAGTTCGCTCACGCGTAAACAATGCGCTGTGGTCGCGGGAATCTTTGCTGTTAGCGAACAACGTTTTGCTGGTCGCCGCGATGCTGGTGGTGTTGCTGGGGACGCTGCTGCCGCTGGTGCACAAGCAACTGGGACTGGGCAGCATTTCGATTGGCGAACCGTTCTTCAACACTATGTTTACCTGGCTGATGGTGCCGTTTGCGCTACTGCTTGGTGTCGGTCCACTGGTGCGCTGGGGGCGCGATCGCCCACGTAAAATCCGCAATTTATTGATTATCGCTTTCATCTCTACGCTGGTGTTGTCGCTGATAGTGCCGTGGCTGTTCGAAAGCAAAGTTGTGGCGATGACGGTGCTCGGCCTGGCAATGGCCTGCTGGATTGCGGTGCTGGCAATTGCGGAAGCTGCGCTGCGTATTTCACGCGGCACGAAAACCACCTTCAGTTATTGGGGAATGGTGGCGGCTCATCTGGGGCTGGCAGTGACAATTGTTGGTATTGCCTTTAGCCAGAACTATAGCGTTGAGCGTGATGTGCGCATGAAGTCCGGCGATAGCGTCGATATTCATGAATATCGCTTCACCTTCCGTGATGTCAAAGAAGTGACTGGTCCGAACTGGCGCGGCGGTGTGGCGACTATCGGCGTAACGCGAGATGGCAAGCCGGAAACGGTGCTGTATGCGGAAAAACGTTATTACAACACAGCCGGGTCGATGATGACAGAAGCAGCGATTGATGGTGGGATCACGCGTGACCTGTACGCAGCGCTCGGTGAAGAGTTGGAAAACGGTGCGTGGGCTGTGCGCCTTTACTACAAACCGTTTGTTCGCTGGATCTGGGCGGGCGGGCTGATGATGGCGTTGGGCGGACTGCTGTGTCTGTTTGATCCTCGCTATCGTAAGCGCGTGAACCCGCAAAAAACTGCGCCGGAGGCTGTATGA
- a CDS encoding YMGG-like glycine zipper-containing protein, whose amino-acid sequence MKKHTLALGLISALFFSFQAHADLSRTSKGALLGAGVGLLSGNGVNGVLKGAAVGAGVGAVTEKGKDGKKARKGAKVGATLGAVAGVLTGNGLEGAIKGAVIGGAGGAIVGKMN is encoded by the coding sequence TTGAAGAAACATACGTTAGCTTTAGGGCTTATATCAGCTTTATTTTTTTCCTTTCAGGCTCACGCCGATCTGAGCAGAACTTCTAAAGGTGCATTATTAGGTGCCGGTGTTGGTCTGTTGTCGGGAAATGGCGTTAACGGTGTACTGAAGGGTGCCGCTGTTGGCGCTGGCGTTGGTGCCGTGACAGAAAAAGGAAAAGACGGAAAAAAAGCCCGTAAAGGGGCCAAAGTTGGCGCAACTCTCGGTGCTGTTGCTGGCGTTCTGACCGGTAATGGTCTGGAAGGCGCAATTAAAGGTGCAGTAATTGGCGGTGCCGGCGGTGCCATTGTTGGCAAAATGAACTGA
- the ccmB gene encoding heme exporter protein CcmB, protein MMFWRIFRLELRVAFRHSAEIANPLWFFLIVITLFPLSIGPEPQLLARIAPGIIWVAALLSSLLALERLFRDDLQDGSLEQLMLLPLPLPAVVLAKVMAHWMVTGLPLLILSPLVAMLLGIDVYGWQVMALTLLLGTPTLGFLGAPGVALTVGLKRGGVLLSILVLPLTIPLLIFATAAMDAASMHLPVDGYLAILGALLAGTATLSPFATAAALRISIQ, encoded by the coding sequence ATGATGTTCTGGCGCATTTTCCGTCTTGAGCTGCGCGTAGCGTTTCGCCATAGCGCCGAAATCGCCAACCCGCTGTGGTTCTTCCTGATTGTTATTACCCTTTTTCCGCTCAGTATCGGCCCGGAGCCGCAACTGCTCGCGCGTATTGCCCCAGGCATTATCTGGGTTGCAGCGCTGCTTTCATCCTTGCTGGCACTGGAACGACTGTTCCGTGACGATTTGCAGGACGGCAGTCTTGAACAATTGATGTTGTTGCCGTTACCCTTGCCCGCCGTTGTGCTGGCGAAGGTGATGGCGCACTGGATGGTAACAGGTCTGCCGTTACTCATCCTTTCGCCACTGGTAGCAATGCTACTGGGAATAGATGTTTATGGCTGGCAAGTGATGGCGCTGACGCTGCTGCTGGGAACCCCAACGCTTGGTTTTCTCGGTGCACCGGGCGTGGCGCTGACAGTGGGACTTAAACGCGGTGGTGTGCTGCTCAGCATACTGGTGTTACCGCTGACTATCCCATTACTCATCTTTGCCACCGCCGCGATGGACGCGGCTTCGATGCATTTGCCCGTTGACGGGTATCTGGCAATTTTAGGCGCGTTGCTGGCAGGCACCGCGACATTAAGTCCTTTTGCGACGGCGGCAGCGTTACGAATCAGCATTCAATAA
- the dsbE gene encoding thiol:disulfide interchange protein DsbE, with amino-acid sequence MKRKVLLIPLIIFLAIAAALLWQLARNAEGDDPTNLESALIGKPVPKFRLESLDNPGQFYQADVLTQGKPVLLNVWATWCPTCRAEHQYLNQLSAQGIRVVGMNYKDDRQKAISWLKELGNPYALSLFDGDGMLGLDLGVYGAPETFLIDGNGIIRYRHAGDLNPRVWEEEIKPLWEKYSKEAAQ; translated from the coding sequence ATGAAGCGCAAAGTATTGTTAATTCCTTTAATTATCTTCCTGGCGATTGCTGCGGCGTTGCTGTGGCAGCTGGCGCGTAATGCCGAAGGGGATGATCCGACCAATCTGGAATCGGCGCTCATTGGCAAGCCGGTGCCAAAGTTTCGCCTCGAATCGCTGGACAATCCTGGTCAGTTTTATCAGGCGGACGTGCTGACCCAGGGCAAACCGGTACTGCTCAACGTCTGGGCGACCTGGTGCCCGACCTGCCGCGCGGAACATCAATATCTGAATCAGCTTTCAGCGCAGGGCATCCGAGTAGTCGGCATGAACTATAAAGACGATCGCCAGAAAGCGATCAGCTGGCTGAAAGAGTTGGGCAATCCTTACGCGTTAAGCCTGTTTGATGGTGACGGTATGTTAGGGCTGGATCTCGGTGTCTATGGTGCGCCAGAAACGTTCCTCATCGACGGCAACGGCATCATTCGCTATCGCCATGCGGGTGATCTCAATCCCCGCGTCTGGGAAGAAGAGATCAAGCCGTTGTGGGAGAAATACAGTAAGGAGGCCGCACAATGA
- the napH gene encoding quinol dehydrogenase ferredoxin subunit NapH yields MANRKRDAGREALEKKGWWRSHRWLVLRRLCQFFVLGMFLSGPWFGVWILHGNYSSSLLFDTVPLTDPLMMLQSLASGHLPATVALTGAVIITVLYALAGKRLFCSWVCPLNPITDLANWLRRRFDLNQSATIPRHIRYVLLVVILVGSALTGTLIWEWINPVSLMGRSLVMGFGSGALLILALFLFDLLVVEHGWCGHICPVGALYGVLGSKGVITVAASDRQKCNRCMDCFHVCPEPHVLRAPVLDEQSPVQVTSRDCMTCGRCVDVCSEDVFTITTRWSSGAKS; encoded by the coding sequence ATGGCAAATCGTAAACGTGACGCCGGGCGCGAGGCGCTGGAGAAAAAAGGCTGGTGGCGCAGTCACCGTTGGTTAGTGTTACGTCGCCTTTGTCAGTTCTTCGTGCTGGGAATGTTTTTGAGCGGCCCGTGGTTTGGTGTGTGGATCTTGCACGGCAACTACAGCAGTAGCTTGTTATTCGACACCGTTCCACTGACCGATCCGCTGATGATGTTGCAAAGTCTTGCCAGCGGTCATCTGCCTGCCACGGTGGCGCTGACCGGTGCGGTGATTATCACCGTGCTCTACGCCCTGGCAGGAAAGCGATTATTTTGCAGCTGGGTCTGCCCGCTGAACCCGATTACCGATTTAGCAAACTGGTTACGCAGGCGTTTTGACCTCAATCAGTCTGCGACGATCCCTCGCCACATTCGCTACGTGCTGTTGGTGGTCATTCTGGTGGGATCAGCCTTAACCGGCACGCTCATCTGGGAATGGATCAACCCCGTTTCCCTGATGGGGCGCAGTCTGGTAATGGGATTCGGCAGCGGTGCGCTGCTTATTCTCGCGCTGTTTTTATTTGATCTACTGGTCGTTGAACACGGCTGGTGCGGGCACATTTGTCCGGTTGGTGCGCTGTATGGCGTATTGGGTAGCAAAGGTGTGATTACCGTTGCGGCCAGCGATCGGCAGAAATGTAACCGCTGTATGGATTGTTTTCATGTTTGCCCGGAACCGCATGTGCTACGTGCCCCGGTGCTGGATGAACAAAGCCCGGTGCAGGTCACCAGCCGCGATTGCATGACGTGCGGTCGCTGCGTGGATGTCTGTTCTGAGGATGTATTTACAATAACTACACGATGGAGTTCGGGAGCGAAATCATGA
- the narP gene encoding nitrate/nitrite response regulator protein NarP — MPETTPFQVLIVDDHPLMRRGIRQLLELDPAFEVVAEAGDGASAIDLANRLDLDLILLDLNMKGMSGLDTLNALRRDGVTAQIIIITVSDSASDIYALIDAGADGYLLKDSEPESLLAAIQKGANGGKVFSARVSEYLRERERFGSKDDPFSTLTERELDVLHELAKGLSNKQIASALNISEQTVKVHIRNLLRKLNVRSRVAATILFLQHRGI, encoded by the coding sequence ATGCCTGAAACAACACCTTTTCAGGTGCTGATCGTGGATGATCATCCACTGATGCGACGAGGAATTCGTCAATTACTGGAACTGGACCCGGCATTTGAAGTGGTCGCCGAAGCAGGCGATGGCGCAAGCGCGATCGATCTGGCTAATCGCCTTGATCTTGATCTGATCCTGCTGGATCTGAACATGAAGGGTATGAGTGGCCTGGATACCCTCAATGCTCTACGCCGGGATGGCGTGACGGCACAAATTATCATCATTACTGTTTCTGACTCTGCCAGCGATATCTATGCGTTAATCGATGCGGGTGCAGATGGCTATCTACTGAAAGACAGTGAGCCGGAAAGTCTGTTGGCCGCGATTCAAAAAGGGGCGAACGGTGGAAAAGTATTCAGCGCCCGCGTCAGTGAATATCTGCGCGAACGTGAACGCTTTGGTTCAAAAGATGATCCGTTCAGCACTCTTACAGAACGTGAGCTTGATGTATTACACGAACTGGCGAAAGGTTTATCCAATAAACAGATTGCCTCGGCACTGAATATTTCCGAGCAGACAGTAAAGGTACATATCCGCAACTTACTGCGTAAACTTAATGTCCGCTCCCGTGTGGCGGCCACCATTCTGTTCCTGCAACATCGCGGAATATAA
- the ccmE gene encoding cytochrome c maturation protein CcmE: protein MNIRRKNRLWIACAVLAGLALTIGLVLYALRSNIDLFYTPGEILYGKRETQQMPEVGQRLRVGGMVMPGSVQRDPNSLKVTFTIYDAEGSVDVSYEGILPDLFREGQGVVVQGELEKGNHILAKEVLAKHDENYTPPEVEKAMEANHRRPASVYKDPAS from the coding sequence ATGAATATTCGCCGTAAAAACCGCTTGTGGATTGCCTGTGCCGTGCTGGCGGGGCTGGCGCTGACTATCGGCCTGGTGTTGTATGCGCTGCGCTCGAATATCGATCTTTTTTATACGCCGGGGGAAATTCTCTACGGCAAGCGTGAAACTCAACAGATGCCGGAAGTCGGTCAGCGTCTGCGCGTTGGCGGGATGGTAATGCCGGGTAGCGTGCAGCGCGATCCGAATTCGCTAAAAGTAACGTTCACTATTTACGACGCTGAAGGTTCAGTAGATGTCTCTTACGAAGGCATTTTGCCGGATCTGTTCCGTGAAGGGCAGGGCGTTGTGGTGCAGGGCGAACTGGAAAAAGGCAATCATATCCTTGCGAAAGAAGTACTGGCGAAACACGATGAAAACTACACGCCGCCAGAAGTCGAGAAAGCGATGGAAGCTAATCACCGTCGCCCGGCGAGTGTTTATAAGGACCCAGCATCATGA
- the napB gene encoding nitrate reductase cytochrome c-type subunit: protein MKSHDLKKALCQWTAMLALVVSGAVWAANGVDFSQSPEVSGTQEGAIRMPKEQERMPLNYVNQPPMIPHSVEGYQVTTNTNRCLQCHGVESYRTTGAPRISPTHFMDSDGKVGAEVAPRRYFCLQCHVPQADTAPIVGNTFTPSKGYGK from the coding sequence ATGAAAAGCCATGACCTGAAGAAAGCGCTGTGTCAATGGACGGCGATGCTGGCCCTGGTGGTGAGCGGCGCGGTTTGGGCGGCTAATGGCGTCGATTTTAGCCAGTCGCCGGAAGTATCCGGGACGCAGGAAGGGGCCATTCGGATGCCAAAAGAGCAGGAACGGATGCCGCTGAACTATGTGAATCAGCCGCCAATGATCCCGCATAGCGTTGAAGGTTATCAGGTAACGACCAATACCAACCGCTGCTTGCAGTGCCACGGTGTCGAAAGCTATCGCACCACTGGCGCGCCGCGCATCAGTCCTACTCACTTTATGGACAGCGACGGCAAAGTGGGCGCGGAAGTGGCGCCACGTCGTTACTTCTGTCTGCAATGTCACGTACCGCAGGCTGATACCGCGCCAATCGTGGGGAATACCTTTACCCCGTCAAAAGGTTACGGGAAATAA
- the ccmC gene encoding heme exporter protein CcmC has protein sequence MWKTLHQLAIPPRLYQICGWFIPWLAIASVVVLTVGWIWGFGFAPADYQQGNSYRIIYLHVPAAIWSMGIYASMAVAAFIGLVWQMKMANLAVAAMAPIGAVFTFIALVTGSAWGKPMWGTWWVWDARLTSELVLLFLYVGVIALWHAFDDRRLAGRAAGILVLIGVVNLPIIHYSVEWWNTLHQGSTRMQQSIDPAMRSPLRWSIFGFLLLSATLTLMRMRNLILLMEKRRPWVSELILKRGRK, from the coding sequence ATGTGGAAAACACTGCATCAACTGGCGATCCCACCACGGCTGTATCAAATCTGTGGCTGGTTTATACCGTGGCTGGCAATTGCCAGTGTGGTCGTGCTTACCGTCGGCTGGATCTGGGGATTCGGCTTTGCTCCTGCTGATTATCAGCAGGGAAATAGCTATCGCATTATCTACCTGCATGTGCCTGCGGCGATCTGGTCGATGGGCATTTATGCATCAATGGCGGTGGCGGCGTTTATTGGCCTGGTCTGGCAGATGAAAATGGCTAACCTGGCGGTCGCGGCGATGGCTCCCATTGGTGCCGTGTTTACCTTTATTGCCCTGGTCACTGGCTCCGCATGGGGAAAACCGATGTGGGGCACCTGGTGGGTATGGGACGCACGCCTGACCTCTGAACTGGTGCTGCTGTTTCTGTATGTTGGTGTGATTGCCCTGTGGCACGCCTTCGACGACCGTCGTCTGGCGGGCCGTGCGGCAGGTATCCTGGTGCTGATTGGCGTGGTGAATCTGCCGATTATTCATTACTCCGTGGAGTGGTGGAACACCCTGCATCAGGGATCAACGCGGATGCAGCAAAGTATCGATCCGGCGATGCGTTCGCCGCTGCGCTGGTCGATTTTTGGCTTCCTGCTGCTGTCTGCCACGCTGACGCTGATGCGGATGCGTAATTTAATTTTGCTGATGGAAAAACGCCGTCCGTGGGTGAGTGAACTGATACTGAAAAGAGGCCGTAAATGA
- the ccmA gene encoding cytochrome c biogenesis heme-transporting ATPase CcmA produces MVMLEARGLLCERDERTLFSDLSFSLKAGEWVQITGSNGAGKTTLLRLLTGLSRPDAGEVLWQGQPLHQVRDSYHQNLLWIGHQPGIKTRLTALENLHFYHRDGDTAQCLEALAQAGLAGFEDIPVNQLSAGQQRRVALARLWLTRATLWILDEPFTAIDVNGVDRLTQRMAQHTEQGGIVILTTHQPLNVAESKIRRISLTQTRAA; encoded by the coding sequence GTGGTAATGCTTGAAGCCAGAGGTTTGCTCTGCGAGCGTGATGAACGAACGTTGTTCAGTGATTTATCGTTTTCCCTGAAAGCAGGGGAGTGGGTGCAGATTACCGGAAGTAACGGTGCGGGGAAGACGACACTTCTCCGCCTGTTGACAGGGTTATCGCGCCCTGACGCAGGCGAGGTTCTCTGGCAAGGGCAGCCCTTGCATCAGGTACGCGACAGCTACCATCAAAACCTGTTATGGATAGGCCATCAGCCGGGGATCAAAACCCGGCTGACGGCGTTGGAAAATCTGCACTTTTATCATCGCGATGGCGATACCGCACAATGTCTGGAAGCCCTGGCGCAGGCCGGGCTTGCCGGATTCGAAGATATTCCGGTAAATCAACTTTCTGCCGGGCAACAACGCCGCGTCGCTTTAGCGCGTCTGTGGCTGACCCGTGCCACGTTGTGGATACTCGACGAACCTTTTACCGCGATTGACGTCAACGGCGTCGATCGTCTGACCCAGCGCATGGCGCAGCATACGGAGCAGGGGGGGATTGTGATTCTGACTACCCACCAGCCGCTCAACGTTGCTGAAAGTAAAATTCGCCGCATTTCACTGACGCAAACGAGGGCCGCATGA